ACCTACGAGTCGGACCTGGCGCTGGCCGGCGGGGTGACGATCAACCTGCCACTGAAGGCCGGCTACTCGCACGCCTACAGCGGGGTGTTCAGCCCCGACGGGCGGTGCCGACCCTTCGACGCCGACGCCGCCGGGACCGTACCCGGCAACGGCGCCGTGGTCCTGGTGCTGCGTCGGCTCTCCGACGCCCTGGCCGACCGGGACCACATCTACGCGGTGATCCGGGCCAGCGCGGTCAACAACGACGGTGCCGTCAAGGCCGGGTTCACCGCGCCGAGCGTCGACGGGCAGGCTCGTGTCGTCACCGCCACGCACGCCCTGGCGGCGATTTCCCCGGGCAGCATCGGCTACCTGGAGACCCACGGCACCGCCACCCGGGTGGGCGACCCGATCGAGGTCGCCGCGCTCACCCAGGCGTTCCGCGTCGGCACCGCCCGGCGGGGGTTCTGCGCCCTCGGCTCCGTCAAGGCCAACATCGGCCACCTCGACGCCGCCGCCGGTGCCGCCGGACTGATGCGCGCCGCGCTGGCCGTACGGCACGGACGGATCCCGCCGATGCCGGGCTTCCGCTCCCCCAACCCCGACCTCGACCTGGACACCTCGCCCTTCTACGTGCCCACCCGCGTCACCGAGTGGCCGGCCGACGCCGGACCACGCCGCGCCGGGGTGAGCGCCTTCGGTGTCGGCGGCACCAACGCCCACGTGGTCCTGGAACAGCCGCCGCCCATCCCCGAGCCGGCCGTCCCGGCACCCGCCACCGGCTGGCACCTGGTACCGCTCTCCGCCCGCAGCCGCACCGCCGTCGACGCCGCCACCCGTCGGCTCGCCGACCACCTGGAGGAACACCCGGACCTCGACCTCGCCGACGTCGCCTTCACCCTCCAGGACGGTCGGCGCGACTTCCCGGTACGCCGTTTCGCCGCCTGCGCCGACCTGCCCGACCTGGTGGCCGTGCTGCGGGGGGAAGACCCGCACCGGCTGGTCACCCGCACCGCTGCGGACACCGTCCACCGGGCCGTGTTCATGTTTCCCGGCGGCGGCAACCAGCACCGGGAGATGGGCGCGGACCTCTACCGCTGTCATCCCGTGTTCCGTGCGGAGATCGACCGCTGCGCCGCCCTGCTCCGCGACCGACTCGACGTCGACCTCACCGCGCTGCTGTTCCCCGCCGGTGGTGGCGGCCCGGGACGGGGACGCGGACTCGGCCGCGCCGAGGGACCCGGCGTGGTCACCGCGCTGTTCGCGGTGGAGTACGCGCTGGCCAAACTGTGGATGTCCTGGGGCGTGGAACCGGCCGCCATGCTCGGCCACAGCCTCGGCGAGTACGTCGCCGCCTGCCTGTCCGGGGTGTTCACCCTCGGCGACGCGCTCGCCGTCACCTACGCCCGTGGTGAGCTGTTCGCCCGGATGGCCCCGGGCCGGATGCTCGCCGTACCGCTGCCCGAGGCACAGGTCGCGGAGCTGCTCGACGAGCGACTGTCGATCGCCGCGGTGAACGCGCCGGAGCTGACCGTGGTGGCCGGCCCGGACGGCGACATCGCCGCCCTCGACCGCCGGCTGGCCGACCGGGGCGTGGACTGCGGACGGATCAACGTGCCGGCGGCGAGCCATTCCTGGCTGGTCGAGCCGATGCTCGACGAGTTCACCGCCCGGGTCAAGGAGTGCGACCTGCGTCCACCGCACTCCCCGTTCGTCTCCGGGGTCACCGGCGACTGGATCCGCGCCGAGGACGCCACCGACCCGCACTACTGGGCACGTCACCTGCGCCAACCCGTACGCTTCGCCGACGCGCTACGGACCGTCGTGACCGCGCCCGACCGGGTGCTGCTGGAGGTCGGGCCCGGTCGGGCCCTGACCGCGCTGGTACCCGGCCAGCGGCTCGCCCCCACCCCGACCGCGGTCGCCTCGCTGGGCCACCCCCGCGACCGGCTGCCCGACACCGCGCATCTGATGGCCGCCGTGGGTCGGCTCTGGCAGGCCGGGGTGACCGTGGACTGGCCGGCGCTGCACAGCTCACGACCGGCCCGGCGGGTCAGCCTGCCCGGCTACCCGTTCCAGCGCCGCCGGTACTGGGTGGAGCCGGGGACGACCGCCGTCGTCCCCGGACCGGCCGACCCCGCCGGCGCTCCATCCTCCGATACCGCCGCCGTCGATGTGGCCTCCAACGCCGCCGACCTGGCCGACGCGCCGGAGGACGGTTACCTCGCCCCCCGTGACGAACGGGAACGCCAGGTCGCGCGGGTGTGGTGCGACCTGCTCGGCGTGGACCGCATCAGCGTCACCGACGACCTGTTCGACTGCGGTGCCCACAGCCTGATGATCACGCAGGCCGCCCGGGAGCTGCGCCGCCTCGGCGCGCCCCAGCTCACCGCCGGCGACGTCCTGGCCAGCCCCACCGTCGCCGGCCTGGCCGCCCGGATCGAGGCCGCCGTCTCCGGGCGACCGCTGATCGAGGTGCACGGCAACGGCCCCGACCTCGCCGCCGAGGTCCTCCTCGACCCGGCGGTCGCCCCCGACCCGGGCACACCGGCCCGCACCGGCCCCCCGAAGGTGGTGCTGCTCACCGGTGCCACCGGATTCGTCGGCGCGTTCCTCTGCGCCGAACTGGTCCGGCAGACCAGCGCCGAGATCGTCTGCCTGGTCCGGGCCGCCAGTCCCGAGGAGGGCACCGAACGCCTCCAGAACGCGCTGGCCTCCTACGGTCTGCCGTCGCCGCCCGCGCACCGGCTGCGCGTCGTCCCGGCCGACCTGGCCAAGCCCCGACTCGGCCTGACGCCAGCCGAGTTCGACGCCCTCGCCGACGAGGTCGACGCGATCTACCACTGTGGCGCCTGGGTCAACTTCGTGCGCCCCTACCGGTCCCTCAAGGCCACCAACGTGCGCGGCACCGAGGAGGTACTGCGACTGTCCACCCGGGGTCGGACCACCCCGGTCCACTACGTCTCCACCCTGGCCGTGCTCGCCGGAGCCGTCGCCGGCGGCGCCGGTGAGGTCCGCGAGGACGACCCGCTGCCGCCGCCGGTGGGTCACGACACCGCCTACAGCCAGAGCAAGTGGGTCGCCGAGGGCCTGATCGGCATTGCCCGGGAGCGGGGTGTACCCGTGTCGGTCTACCGGGCCGGCGCCGTACTCGGTGACAGCCGCACCGGCGCCACCAACCGGGAGGACTACGTCACCAAGGTCATCCAGGGCTGCCTCGACCTCGGGCTGGCGCCCACCCGTCGGTACGCCTTCGCCGCCGCCAGCGTCGACTACGTCGCCCGTACCGTGGTCGCGCTGTCCCTGCGACCGGAGACCCTCGGCTGCACCTTCCACACCGTCAACCCCGAGCCGCTGGACTGGAACGACATCTTCGGTCACCTGCGGGCCTCCGGCTACCGGGTGCCGAGCGTCGACTGGCCGCACTGGCGCCACCAGCTCACCGAACAGATCGAGGCCGACGAAACGGCCAACACCCTCGCCCCGCTGATGGCGATGCTCGGCGACACCACCGACCGGGACATGCCCCGGATGCGCTGCGACAACGTCTGGTCGGCGCTGCCGGCCGACCTGGCCCGCCCGCCGGAGCTGGACGTCGCCCTGTTCGCGCGGATGCTGGGCTTCCTCGCCCGGCGCGGGGTCCTGCCCGCACCGCCGGACGCCGATCCGCGTCCCGCTGTCCCCGACACCACCCGGGAGAACCTGCCATGACCATGCTCCTGACCGGTGCCACGCTCATCGACGGGCTCGGCGGCGACCCGGTGACCGACCGGGCCGTACGGATCGAAGCCGACCGGATCACGCAGGTGGGCGCCTGGAGCCCGGCCGACGGCGCGGATCTGGTCGACCTGGGCGGGCTGACCCTGCTGCCGGGACTGATCGACGCGCACACCCATGTGGGCTACTCCAGCGACGTCCGGGCGGTGCTGAACGGGGAGCTGTCGGTAGCCGAACGGGCCGCCGACATCTTCCGCAACCTGCGCGAGACCCTGGACGCCGGATTCACCACGATCCGGGACTGCGGCGGCCTCGACCTCGGGGTGCTGCGCACGGTGCGACGAGGGCTGGTCCCCGGCCCCCGCATCTGGGCCGCCGCCGTCGCGCTGTCCCAGACCGGCGGTCACGGTCGGCTGGGTTCGCCGCTGGCGCCAGCGGGCCCGTCACCCCTGTCGGTGCGCGGCCTGACCGGGATGACCCCCAACGCCGACGGCGTCGAGGAGGTCCGCCGGGCCGCCCGCGAGTGCTTCCGTCAGGGCGCGTCGTTCCTGAAGATGGCCGTCACCGGTGGGGTCATCTCGGTGTCCGACGCGTTGGAGGACACCCAGTACACCGTCGAGGAGATCGCGGTCGCCGTCGCCGAGGCGCGGGCCCGCAACACCTATGTCACCGTGCACGCCCACAACGGCGCGGGCATCCGCAACGCCGTCCAGGCCGGCGTCGGCTGCGTCGAACACGGCACCGGCATCGACGAGGCCACCGCCGCGATGATGGCCGCCCACGGCGTACACCTGGTGCCCACCCTGGCCATCGCCGAGATGATGCGTACCGACTCCGAGCGGCAGGGACTCGCCCCCGGTTTCCGGGACCGGGTCGGCGACACCGCACAGCGCATGATCGACGGCATGCTGCTGGCCCGCGACTCCGGCGTGCTGGTCGGCTCCGGCTCCGACCTGATCGGACCGGACCAGAACCACCGCGGTCTGGAGCTCGTACTCAAGGCCCGCGTGCTGGGGCCGATGGCGGCGATCGTGTCGGCCACCTCGGTCAACGCCCGTATCATGCGGGTCGCCGACCGTCTCGGGTCGGTCGAGGTGGGCAAACTGGCCGATCTCGTCGCCGTGGACTTCGACCCGCTCAGCGAGCCGTACCTGTTCCACGACCCGGACCGGGTCGTCCTCGTCGTCAGCAATGGCACGATTGTCAAGGACACCCGCAAGTGACCGCCGCCGTGGAACCGGAGCGGACCAACGGCCGGCGGGACGGCATGGCCGCCGCCCGGCCCGCCCCGACCACCGCCGAGAAGGTGGCCGAACTACGTCGCCGGCGTGCCGAGGCGGATCAGCCCGGCTCGCCCCGAGCGGCCCGCCGCCTGGCCGCCCGGGGCCGGATGACCGCTCGGGAGCGCATCCTGGCGCTGCTCGACCCCGACTCGTTCGTGGAGACCGACCGGTTGGCCCGCCGGGACATCGAGGGCCACACCGGGCCGCAGCCACCCGGGGACGGTGTCATCACCGGTTTCGGCACGGTCGACGGCCGCCAGGTGTGTGTCTACGCGCACGACTCGACCCACCGGGGTGGCAGCGCGGGGGCGGTCTTCGGCGCCAAGGTCGGCAAGATACTCGACCACGCCCTGCGCGTCGGCTGCCCGGTGGTCGGCATCAACGACTCCAGCGGTGCCCGGGTGGAGGAGGGGGTGCTGGCCCTGGCCGCGTACGGCGAGGTGGCCCGTCGGATGGTGACCGCCTCCGGGGTGATCCCGCAGATCTCCCTCATCATGGGGGTCTGCGCGGGCGGTGCCGTCTACACGCCCGCGTTCACCGATTTCGTGGTCATGGTGGAGAACACCTCGCACATGTTCGTCACCGGCCCGGACGTCATCCGGGCGGTGACCGGGGAACGGGTGGGCATGGAAAGCCTGGGCGGCGCCACGGTGCACGCCACCCGGAGCGGGAACGCCCACTACGCCGCCGCGAGCGAGGCCGAGGCCATCGACTACGTCCGGGACCTGCTGTCCTACCTGCCGGCCAACAACCTCGACCCGGCTCCGGTCTGGCCACCGGCATCCCCCCTGGATCCCACCGACGCCGACCGGGAACTCGACACCCTCGTACCCGACCGGGCCACCGTCCCGTTCGACATGCACGAGGTGATCAGACGGATCGTCGACGACGGCGACCTGCTGCCGGTGCACCCCGACTTCGCTCCCAACATCATCTGTGGCTTCGCCCGCGTGGACGGGGGCACGGTGGGCGTGGTCGCCAATCAGCCACTGCACCTGGCCGGTGCCATCGACATCGACGCCGCCGAGAAGGCCGCCCGGTTCGTTCGCTTCTGCGACTCGTTCAACATCCCGGTGCTCACCCTCGTCGACGTGCCCGGTTACCTGCCCGGTACCGCCCAGGAACACCAGGGCATCATCCGCAGGGGCGCGAAACTCGCGTTCGCCTACATCGAGGCGACGGTACCGAAGGTCACCGTCGTGGTGCGGCGGGCCTTCGGTGGCGGGTACGCGGTCATGGGCTCCAGGGAGCTGGGGGCCGACCTGTGCTTCGCCTGGCCGACCGCGCAGATCGGCGTGATGGGTGCGGCCGGCGGGGTCGCCCTGCTGCACCACCGGGCGCTCGCCCAGGCCGACGACTCCGCGCTGTTGCGTCAGGTCCTCCTGCGGGAGTACGAGGACCGGTTGCTCACGCCCTACCGGGCCGCCGAACACGGGTGCGTGGACGACCTGATCCTGCCGTCGGAGACCCGACCCGCGATCGTCCGGGCGCTGCGTGCCCTGAGCACCAAGCGGGTCATCCTTCCGGCCAGGAAGCACGGCAACATCCCGCTGTGACCTGCCGGCCGGACCGGGCAGCGCCGCCCAGGCGTGCCGGGCGGTGGCCGCCGTCAGCTCGCTGCCGCTTCCCCGGCCGGCACCGCCGCACCGACCGGATGCCCCGTGGCCCCGATGAGACGGGCCACCACCGCCCGGGAGGAGACGCCCAGCTTGGCGAAGATGTTCGCCAGGTGCATCTCCACCGTCTTCTCGGTCACGAACAGCTCCTGCGCCACCCGCCGGTTCGTCAGTCCCTGGCTGACCAGCACGGCGACCTGACGCTCCCGACGGGTGAGCAGATTCAGGCCGGCCGCCGTCTCCCCGTCCTCCGGGCCTGCGCGGCGCGACGAACGCGCTGCCAGCCGGCGCCGCTCCAGCACGGCCTGCCGGGCCAGCCGATGCGCGCCCCATCCCTCGAACGCGGCCTGGGCCGCCTTGACCTCCCGGTAGCTGTCGTGGACCAATCCGAGAGCGGCCAGTGGTCCGACGGCGACCATCCGGGCCCGGGCGGCGTCCACCACCATTCCGGCGGAGGCCAGTTCCCGCGCCGCCACCTGCGCGGCGGGCACCGCCCGCGCCGGATCGTCGACGGCCAGCACCTGTGCCCGGGCGAGCAGGGCGAGGCCGGTGTTGCCGGGCAGGTCGAGCACGGCGGCGACCGTGGCGGCGCGGTCAGCCCAGTGCGCCGCGCGCTCGGCCCTGCCGGCGGCCAGTTCCGCCCGCGTCATGGTCTCGCACCAGCTGGCCTGTGAGCACAGGTCGGAGGCGAGCAGACCGTCGCTGTCAGCCAGGCCCGGGTGGGCCGGGTGTCCGGTCACGTTCCCGCCGGCCAGCCCGATCTCCACCAGCAGCCGGCGGACCAACAGCGAGTAGGGTCCGTCGGGCAGCATCGGCAGGGCGTCGACCTCCGGGTCGGTCTCGGCGGTGGCCCGTACCTGGCTGTCCAGCCAGGCCCGCAGGATACGGGCCACGGCGATCTCTCGGTCACCACCGGCCGCGATGGCGACCTCCACGGCCCGCCGCGCGGACTCCTGGGCCTCTGGCAACCTGCCGCTGACCTGCAACGCCACCACCAGGGCGGCGTAGAGGCGGGCCAGCAGCAGCAACTGCCCGCTCTGCTGGGCGCTGGAAACCGCCCGGTCCAGGTGACGGAGCGCGTCGTCGAAACGCTCGTGCAGGATCTCCGCCTCGATCACCCACACGGCGGCCCGCAGGCTGCGGACGAACTCGCCGTCGAGCATCGCGTCGAGCAGGTCGACCGCCCGGTCCAGGTGGCGGCGCGCGGCCGGCATGTCCAGTGCGGCGGTGTCCGCCACCGTCAGCAGGGCGAGGGTGGTGGCCACCGCCGAGCGGACCGGGTAGCGACGGGCCACGTCGTACGCCGCAGCCGCCAGTTCGCGGGCGGTGTCGGCGTGGCCGGCGGCCAGCTCCGAACAGGCCAGTTCGAAGGTGAGCATGGCCCGTCCGATGCTCGGTGCGGCGGGCAGCCCGGCCAGCTCCGCCCGCGCCAACGCAGTCGCCTCGGCGCGTCGGGACAGCGACAGCTCCACCATGACGCAGAGGGCGACCGCGTGCGCACGACGGGTCGTCGGTCGACGTTGCAGCAGCTTGAGTGCCTCGTGGAGCGCGTCACGACTGGCCGGCAGGTCGCCAGCGACCGCGG
The nucleotide sequence above comes from Micromonospora pallida. Encoded proteins:
- a CDS encoding type I polyketide synthase, whose product is MSAHLDSTGAAPDAGPPDGVEPIAIIGMACRVPGADTVTGFWANMLDGVDSITRFTADELRAAGVDPHLLADPEYVPAGAVIDDADHFDAEFFGYNAAEAETMDPQQRIFCEVAWTALEDSGHTPDRTDGAVGVFAGTFMNKYLMANLATNPRFQRSAMAPLARIFNDKDFLATRVAYLLDLNGPACTVQTACSTSLVATHLACQSLLTYESDLALAGGVTINLPLKAGYSHAYSGVFSPDGRCRPFDADAAGTVPGNGAVVLVLRRLSDALADRDHIYAVIRASAVNNDGAVKAGFTAPSVDGQARVVTATHALAAISPGSIGYLETHGTATRVGDPIEVAALTQAFRVGTARRGFCALGSVKANIGHLDAAAGAAGLMRAALAVRHGRIPPMPGFRSPNPDLDLDTSPFYVPTRVTEWPADAGPRRAGVSAFGVGGTNAHVVLEQPPPIPEPAVPAPATGWHLVPLSARSRTAVDAATRRLADHLEEHPDLDLADVAFTLQDGRRDFPVRRFAACADLPDLVAVLRGEDPHRLVTRTAADTVHRAVFMFPGGGNQHREMGADLYRCHPVFRAEIDRCAALLRDRLDVDLTALLFPAGGGGPGRGRGLGRAEGPGVVTALFAVEYALAKLWMSWGVEPAAMLGHSLGEYVAACLSGVFTLGDALAVTYARGELFARMAPGRMLAVPLPEAQVAELLDERLSIAAVNAPELTVVAGPDGDIAALDRRLADRGVDCGRINVPAASHSWLVEPMLDEFTARVKECDLRPPHSPFVSGVTGDWIRAEDATDPHYWARHLRQPVRFADALRTVVTAPDRVLLEVGPGRALTALVPGQRLAPTPTAVASLGHPRDRLPDTAHLMAAVGRLWQAGVTVDWPALHSSRPARRVSLPGYPFQRRRYWVEPGTTAVVPGPADPAGAPSSDTAAVDVASNAADLADAPEDGYLAPRDERERQVARVWCDLLGVDRISVTDDLFDCGAHSLMITQAARELRRLGAPQLTAGDVLASPTVAGLAARIEAAVSGRPLIEVHGNGPDLAAEVLLDPAVAPDPGTPARTGPPKVVLLTGATGFVGAFLCAELVRQTSAEIVCLVRAASPEEGTERLQNALASYGLPSPPAHRLRVVPADLAKPRLGLTPAEFDALADEVDAIYHCGAWVNFVRPYRSLKATNVRGTEEVLRLSTRGRTTPVHYVSTLAVLAGAVAGGAGEVREDDPLPPPVGHDTAYSQSKWVAEGLIGIARERGVPVSVYRAGAVLGDSRTGATNREDYVTKVIQGCLDLGLAPTRRYAFAAASVDYVARTVVALSLRPETLGCTFHTVNPEPLDWNDIFGHLRASGYRVPSVDWPHWRHQLTEQIEADETANTLAPLMAMLGDTTDRDMPRMRCDNVWSALPADLARPPELDVALFARMLGFLARRGVLPAPPDADPRPAVPDTTRENLP
- a CDS encoding metal-dependent hydrolase family protein, which codes for MTMLLTGATLIDGLGGDPVTDRAVRIEADRITQVGAWSPADGADLVDLGGLTLLPGLIDAHTHVGYSSDVRAVLNGELSVAERAADIFRNLRETLDAGFTTIRDCGGLDLGVLRTVRRGLVPGPRIWAAAVALSQTGGHGRLGSPLAPAGPSPLSVRGLTGMTPNADGVEEVRRAARECFRQGASFLKMAVTGGVISVSDALEDTQYTVEEIAVAVAEARARNTYVTVHAHNGAGIRNAVQAGVGCVEHGTGIDEATAAMMAAHGVHLVPTLAIAEMMRTDSERQGLAPGFRDRVGDTAQRMIDGMLLARDSGVLVGSGSDLIGPDQNHRGLELVLKARVLGPMAAIVSATSVNARIMRVADRLGSVEVGKLADLVAVDFDPLSEPYLFHDPDRVVLVVSNGTIVKDTRK
- a CDS encoding acyl-CoA carboxylase subunit beta encodes the protein MAAARPAPTTAEKVAELRRRRAEADQPGSPRAARRLAARGRMTARERILALLDPDSFVETDRLARRDIEGHTGPQPPGDGVITGFGTVDGRQVCVYAHDSTHRGGSAGAVFGAKVGKILDHALRVGCPVVGINDSSGARVEEGVLALAAYGEVARRMVTASGVIPQISLIMGVCAGGAVYTPAFTDFVVMVENTSHMFVTGPDVIRAVTGERVGMESLGGATVHATRSGNAHYAAASEAEAIDYVRDLLSYLPANNLDPAPVWPPASPLDPTDADRELDTLVPDRATVPFDMHEVIRRIVDDGDLLPVHPDFAPNIICGFARVDGGTVGVVANQPLHLAGAIDIDAAEKAARFVRFCDSFNIPVLTLVDVPGYLPGTAQEHQGIIRRGAKLAFAYIEATVPKVTVVVRRAFGGGYAVMGSRELGADLCFAWPTAQIGVMGAAGGVALLHHRALAQADDSALLRQVLLREYEDRLLTPYRAAEHGCVDDLILPSETRPAIVRALRALSTKRVILPARKHGNIPL
- a CDS encoding helix-turn-helix transcriptional regulator; this encodes MTPFVGRDIEIAALWSTLEATGRAGLQVVAVTGEPGIGKSRLLSEFGEMARRRGSRVVSSSATPGQRSQPLAPLLDAVVDGDRRATRQTGPGAAWARSTASVHLVRDLVDRAGDADAHRLVVLVDDMHRADETTIALLAQVVRAPSPVPLLLVLAYRPRQAPVRLHTALVGAPGDERVREIPLGPIGEQDAQTLLGVRCGTPWQWAVYRHSGGNPLHLDALAAAATGLRSTASVVVGELPVALRMRLVGELEAASPLSRIVLDAAAVAGEVFEPALVAQIGQCRDAEVHRALDELADLDVVRPVAGGRLISFRHAVLWRAVYDAVSPGWQLAAHDRATAALYRRGAPPQALAPHVARTARPGDVAAVSLLHRAALAVQHQDPVTAAHWLRVALRLLPHRPDHHQRRGVLLVRLAQLAAVAGDLPASRDALHEALKLLQRRPTTRRAHAVALCVMVELSLSRRAEATALARAELAGLPAAPSIGRAMLTFELACSELAAGHADTARELAAAAYDVARRYPVRSAVATTLALLTVADTAALDMPAARRHLDRAVDLLDAMLDGEFVRSLRAAVWVIEAEILHERFDDALRHLDRAVSSAQQSGQLLLLARLYAALVVALQVSGRLPEAQESARRAVEVAIAAGGDREIAVARILRAWLDSQVRATAETDPEVDALPMLPDGPYSLLVRRLLVEIGLAGGNVTGHPAHPGLADSDGLLASDLCSQASWCETMTRAELAAGRAERAAHWADRAATVAAVLDLPGNTGLALLARAQVLAVDDPARAVPAAQVAARELASAGMVVDAARARMVAVGPLAALGLVHDSYREVKAAQAAFEGWGAHRLARQAVLERRRLAARSSRRAGPEDGETAAGLNLLTRRERQVAVLVSQGLTNRRVAQELFVTEKTVEMHLANIFAKLGVSSRAVVARLIGATGHPVGAAVPAGEAAAS